From a single Accipiter gentilis chromosome 10, bAccGen1.1, whole genome shotgun sequence genomic region:
- the TMEM100 gene encoding transmembrane protein 100, with amino-acid sequence MTNEPIKEILGAPKHPDSVTTEKSNNNDCVITTIPLVSECQLTAATGGAELSCYRCTIPFGVVILIAGIVVTAVAYSFNSHGSIISVFGLVLLSSGLLLLASSAVCWKIRQQNKKAKRRESQTALVANQRTLFG; translated from the coding sequence ATGACAAACGAACCTATTAAAGAGATCCTGGGTGCTCCAAAGCATCCTGATTCTGTCACCACGGAGAAGAGTAATAACAATGACTGTGTGATAACCACCATCCCTCTTGTCAGTGAATGCCAGCTGACTGCAGCAACAGGGGGAGCAGAACTCTCCTGTTATCGCTGTACCATTCCCTTCGGTGTGGTTATCCTCATAGCCGGCATTGTGGTTACTGCTGTGGCGTACAGCTTCAATTCCCATGGATCAATCATCTCAGTGTTTGGATTAGTCCTCTTGTCATCAGGACTCCTTTTGCTGGCTTCTAGTGCAGTGTGCTGGAAAATCAGGcagcaaaacaagaaagcaaagaggCGGGAGAGCCAGACAGCGCTTGTGGCAAATCAACGAACCTTGTTTGGTTAA